A region of Streptomyces sp. NBC_01750 DNA encodes the following proteins:
- a CDS encoding NAD-binding protein, which translates to MIVCGDDALATRLAAELHDVYGERVTLLVPPAASPGRQPAAAPNRIRASALFGRASAAMNRPGGADDVGSSGEFLLPVRETEAAEPTEEALRQAGVERAAALALVYDDDETNIRAALAARRLNPRLRLVIRLYNRKLGQHLEQLLDQAAVLAMPGLDTASLDASTTVLSDADTAAPALAATAVAGTSKVVQADGLLLRAVERTPPGRGEVPDPGLCTLAVLSSTINDPAGAEGSDGSGPQGPLLLPDDATVTAATGRGTLVLEAISHAGPPLPPRRLAGRSAPLREIFSRRLRWALVGAAAAVVALAVASWLTTGEHPLHAVYITLLDLFAIGDPAVGEPTARQVLQLLSGLVGLALLPVLVAGALEALGAFRGAAALRRAPRGLSGHVVLLGLGKVGTRVLARLRELDIPVVCVEGDPESRGIPLARRLRVPVVLGDVTHEGVLEAAKIHRARALLALTSVDTTNLEAALYARTVKPDLRVALRLYDDDFATAVYRTLRAAHPEALTRSRSVSTLAAPAFAGAMMGRQVLGAIPAERKVLLFAALDVAGHPQFEGRTVAEAFRPGAWRVIALDTAEPADRRPDLAASRPYGGDRTAAGLLWELHPGYVLRPEDRVVLAATRRGLAELLGRRPESRSA; encoded by the coding sequence ATGATCGTCTGCGGTGACGATGCGCTGGCCACCCGTCTCGCCGCCGAACTGCACGACGTCTACGGGGAGCGGGTGACGCTCCTCGTCCCGCCAGCCGCCTCCCCGGGCAGACAGCCTGCCGCAGCGCCGAACCGCATCCGGGCCTCCGCGCTGTTCGGGCGGGCGTCCGCCGCGATGAACCGGCCGGGCGGTGCCGACGATGTCGGCTCCAGTGGCGAATTCCTCCTCCCGGTACGGGAGACGGAGGCAGCCGAGCCGACAGAGGAGGCACTGCGTCAGGCCGGTGTGGAGCGGGCCGCTGCTCTGGCCCTTGTGTACGACGATGACGAGACCAACATCAGGGCCGCGCTGGCCGCCCGCCGGCTCAACCCCCGGCTGCGGTTGGTGATCCGGCTCTACAACCGCAAGCTGGGCCAGCACCTCGAGCAACTGCTCGACCAGGCCGCTGTGCTCGCGATGCCCGGTCTGGACACCGCCTCGCTGGACGCCTCCACCACCGTGCTGTCCGACGCGGACACCGCGGCGCCCGCGCTGGCGGCGACCGCCGTGGCCGGTACGAGCAAGGTCGTGCAGGCCGACGGGCTGCTGCTCCGTGCCGTGGAGCGCACACCGCCGGGGCGCGGTGAAGTCCCCGATCCCGGCCTGTGCACTCTTGCCGTGCTTTCGTCCACAATCAACGACCCGGCGGGCGCGGAGGGTTCGGACGGCAGCGGGCCGCAAGGACCCCTGCTGCTGCCCGACGACGCCACGGTCACGGCCGCCACCGGGCGAGGCACTTTGGTGCTGGAAGCCATTTCGCACGCCGGGCCTCCGCTGCCGCCCCGCCGTCTGGCCGGCCGCAGTGCTCCGCTCAGGGAGATCTTCTCGCGCCGGCTGCGCTGGGCCCTTGTCGGTGCCGCGGCAGCCGTGGTCGCGCTGGCCGTCGCCTCGTGGCTCACGACCGGCGAGCACCCGCTGCACGCCGTCTACATCACGCTGCTCGATCTGTTCGCCATCGGGGACCCGGCCGTCGGTGAACCCACCGCCCGCCAGGTGCTCCAGCTCCTCTCCGGCCTGGTGGGGCTCGCGCTGCTGCCGGTTCTTGTTGCCGGTGCTCTGGAAGCTCTCGGCGCCTTCCGCGGGGCAGCGGCGCTTCGCCGCGCGCCGCGCGGGCTGTCCGGGCACGTTGTGCTGCTCGGCCTCGGCAAGGTCGGCACCCGGGTACTGGCGCGGCTGCGTGAGCTCGACATCCCGGTGGTGTGCGTGGAGGGGGACCCTGAGTCGCGTGGCATCCCACTCGCGCGTCGGCTGCGCGTGCCCGTGGTGCTGGGCGATGTCACACACGAGGGTGTGCTGGAAGCGGCCAAAATCCATCGGGCGCGCGCCCTGTTGGCCCTGACCAGCGTCGACACGACGAACCTTGAGGCTGCTCTCTATGCCCGTACCGTGAAGCCGGATCTGCGGGTGGCGCTGCGGCTGTACGACGACGACTTCGCCACCGCCGTCTACCGCACCCTGCGCGCCGCCCACCCCGAGGCGCTGACCCGTAGCCGCAGTGTGTCCACGCTCGCCGCCCCCGCTTTCGCCGGCGCGATGATGGGCCGTCAGGTCCTCGGCGCCATCCCGGCCGAGCGCAAAGTGCTGCTCTTCGCCGCCCTCGATGTCGCCGGACACCCGCAGTTCGAGGGCCGCACCGTCGCCGAGGCGTTCCGGCCCGGCGCATGGCGCGTGATTGCGCTGGACACCGCGGAGCCCGCCGATCGTCGCCCCGACCTTGCCGCCTCCCGTCCGTACGGGGGTGACCGGACTGCCGCCGGGCTGCTGTGGGAGCTCCACCCCGGCTACGTCCTGCGCCCCGAGGACCGTGTCGTCCTCGCCGCCACACGCCGCGGACTGGCCGAACTCCTCGGACGGCGGCCCGAATCCCGCTCGGCCTGA